The following coding sequences lie in one Vanacampus margaritifer isolate UIUO_Vmar chromosome 16, RoL_Vmar_1.0, whole genome shotgun sequence genomic window:
- the zcchc10 gene encoding zinc finger CCHC domain-containing protein 10: protein MATPMHRIIARRQAEANKQHVRCQKCLEMGHWTYECTGKRKYVHRPSRTVEMKKKLKEVENQPRSITGPGQQSSSEKKTKKAKDSSGSSSDSGSSSSDSSSDSSDSSSSSSDDDSSSDSDDDSSSSSSTSSSLSSSDSSGSESGSDSDQGPPKKKKKKK from the exons atGGCGACTCCCATGCACAGAATAATCGCCAGGCGTCAAGC GgaagcaaacaaacaacacGTGCGTTGCCAGAAGTGTTTGGAGATGGGACACTGGACGTACGAATGCACCGGAAAGCGGAAATATGTGCACAGACCCTCGAGAACGGTTGAGATGAAGAAAAAGCTCAAGGAAGTTGAGAATCAACCCAGGAGCATCACCGG ACCAGGACAACAAAGCTCCAgtgaaaagaaaactaaaaa GGCTAAAGACTCGAGTGGGAGCAGCAGCGATTCGGGCAGCTCGTCCAGTGACTCGTCCTCAGACAGCAGCGATTCCTCCAGCTCGTCTTCGGACGACGACAGCAGCAGCGATAGCGACGACGACAGCTCGTCATCTTCTTCCACCTCTTCATCGTTGTCATCCTCGGACAGCTCAGGCTCAGAAAGTGGCAGCGATTCAGACCAGGGCCccccaaagaagaagaagaaaaagaaatga